The genomic stretch GCTCGGCATGCCGTTCGTGCTGGCCTGGATCGTCATGTGGGTGGTGCTGAGTTCGATCATCATGGCGATCGTCTATCGTCTGGACCCGAGCAACCGTCAGCTCGCCGTGGAAGGCGAGGAGGTCCGATCATGAGCGCACTCGTCATCATTGCGGCCATTACGCTGTTTGCGCTGTACCTGGGCGTGCGCGCGCGGCGCGGCCACGACATGAGTCTTGAACAGTGGACCGTGGGCGGCCGCAGTTTCGGCACCGCGTTCGTGTTTCTGCTCATGGCGGGCGAGATCTACACGACCTTCACCTTCCTCGGCGGCAGCGGCTTTGCGTACGGCAAGGGCGCGCCGGTCTACTACATTCTTGCCTACGGCACGCTCGCGTACATCCTCTCATACTGGATGCTGCCGCCCATCTGGCGTTATGCGAAAAATCACCACCTCGTCTCGCAGCCGCACTTCTTCGCACGCAAATACGACAGCCCGGCGCTCGGCACGCTCGTCGCGCTGGTCGGCGTGGCCGCGCTGATTCCGTACCTCGTGCTGCAGCTCAAGGGCCTTGGCATCATTGTGGCGACTGCCTCGTATGGCGTGATTTCCTCGACGGCCGCCATCTGGATCGGCGCCGCGGTGGTGACGTCTTACGTGACCATCTCCGGCGTGCGCGGCTCCGCGTGGAATTCGGTGGTGAAAGATACGCTGATTCTGGCGATCGTGCTGTTCCTCGGCATCTATTTGCCGTTGCACTACTACGGTGGCCTGGGCGCGATGTTCCACGCCATCGATGCCGCGCGCCCGGGTTTCCTGACCTTCCCGGCCAAGGGTTCGAGCGTGACCTGGTTCCAGTCGACTGTGCTCCTGACCGCGCTGGGCTTCTTCATGTGGCCGCACACATTCGGTTCGATTTTCACGGCGAAGGACGAGCGCATTTTCCGGCGTAACGCGATGGTGCTGCCGCTGTATCAGCTCATTCTGCTGTTCGTGTTCTTCGTGGGCTTTGCGGCGACGCTAAAGGTGCCGGGCCTGAAGGGTGGCGACATCGACCTGTCGCTGTTCCGCCTGTCGTTGCAGACTTTCGACCCGTGGTTCGTCGGCGTGATCGGCGCGGCGGGGATTCTGACGGCGCTGGTGCCGGGATCGATGATCCTGACGTCGGCGTCGACGCTGCTTGCCAACGACGTGTATCGCGGCATGGTGAG from Paraburkholderia phytofirmans OLGA172 encodes the following:
- a CDS encoding DUF3311 domain-containing protein, with protein sequence MLLRVLAALPFVGILLGVPLVNRVEPLVLGMPFVLAWIVMWVVLSSIIMAIVYRLDPSNRQLAVEGEEVRS
- a CDS encoding sodium:solute symporter family protein, producing MSALVIIAAITLFALYLGVRARRGHDMSLEQWTVGGRSFGTAFVFLLMAGEIYTTFTFLGGSGFAYGKGAPVYYILAYGTLAYILSYWMLPPIWRYAKNHHLVSQPHFFARKYDSPALGTLVALVGVAALIPYLVLQLKGLGIIVATASYGVISSTAAIWIGAAVVTSYVTISGVRGSAWNSVVKDTLILAIVLFLGIYLPLHYYGGLGAMFHAIDAARPGFLTFPAKGSSVTWFQSTVLLTALGFFMWPHTFGSIFTAKDERIFRRNAMVLPLYQLILLFVFFVGFAATLKVPGLKGGDIDLSLFRLSLQTFDPWFVGVIGAAGILTALVPGSMILTSASTLLANDVYRGMVSRKASDATVANLARFLVPVVALVAVGFTLHGGETIVALLLMGYSFVTQLFPAVICSLLPHSRATKYGAFCGILTGVAVVTLTTTLHLSVGQLMPFLPDALKDVNIGFLALAVNIIVFAAVSAATQPRPVEQTHAPVH